In Cystobacter fuscus DSM 2262, one DNA window encodes the following:
- a CDS encoding DUF6531 domain-containing protein, which yields MLAVKHLDPVLGVDIHFIITPPGPVVPIPHPHIGIVFDPFDYLPFIGATVKVNGLPRAQAGTGGRTLPPHFPIGGVFAKPPGNENETFMGSSTVVVEDEPFTYMLLPVLSCQDIGLPSPPRKKGPGAKTLLLPTSIALSIPVGPPVFVGGPPTISMSGLAMKLAMGGLLKGLKKARKLQKSSRRMKALSDRIHRKAARVMDSLGMSQRARDRVHKALCTLTGHPVDVVTGRVVTEATDWELPGPIPLRFTRHYSSSLAWRDTAMGYGWNHSLDLAVWEEDGRVVYRAEDGRELEFDTTGFPRKRMPVGAELYSPTDRVTLSRVAELRWEVESAEGLTHELRQVPGARRPGVCRVVRTRDRVGHAVEYEYDGQGCLRWVRDSAGRRVLFESNAAGRLIRVALPHPREPGQVTHNRYVYSEAGQLVEARDALDQPFRYAYEGGLLVKETDRTGLSFHFEYDGQSPEAWCLRTWGDGNIFNHRLRYDKQARVTEVTDSLGHTTTYESDGRGVVVRQVDALGGETRKDYDRALRLVAETDELGHTTRYAYDARGNQTKVQGPDGATVEVHYNAHNQPEEATDANGGTWRWRYDAWGQRLEETNPLGETRRWEYADGLVVAEVDAAGARTEYGYDEYLNPTRVRLPTGGQVRLAYDRRGRRVFLRDARGGEEHVRYDLLDRPTRVEGPGQEHWEGHYDAEGNLQEVKGPLRQVRLGYEGFHWPALREEAGTRLSWRHDAEGRLVEVTNEAGEVYRFNRDALGRVMREEGFDGAAWQYDYDAAGRMSRATQPSGRKRHHVYDEAGRLTRVKYDDGSFRAFRYRADGSLVEAENESGKVALARDALGRVVSETQADGQVTSRYAPSGHRVEVESSLGAHQKLTRDALGAVMGLTYTSPGRAEWSVRMERDAGGLEIARWLPGGVEASWRHDDAGRPTERRILVGGGTVARRTWRWRPAGQLAAMADSAHGLTEYLHDARGRLVGERRPDGNLQHRAMDAVGNLYRHPGREDRRYAPGGRLMEVAGTHYTYDADGNLTEKRTPQGSWRYGWNGAGLLREVQRPDGARVQFGYDALARRTRKVLLGASVEGLSSAAREVRFLWDGHVPLHEVASSESVITWLFEPEGFSPLVREDSTGRYSVVTDYLGAPTEMYDELGQLAWRMQLDAFGVGKADVALQVCSWRWPGQYEDEETGLLYNRFRYYDADVGRYISQDPLGLEAGPRLYGYPEDPLSAIDPLGLAKCGSKVIRAKSRTHAMRLAQQHAQVPRISRGGQVIGFDDLNPTSKGPNFGSLKKDGASNLGRRDPNSTAHFMDHPDGHPDMIGPGHPAHHESPHIHSVNRKGDEVIITYPGKY from the coding sequence ATGCTCGCGGTGAAGCACCTCGACCCCGTGCTCGGCGTGGACATCCACTTCATCATCACCCCGCCGGGGCCGGTGGTGCCCATTCCCCACCCGCACATCGGCATCGTGTTCGATCCGTTCGACTACCTGCCCTTCATCGGGGCGACGGTGAAGGTGAACGGGTTGCCGAGGGCGCAGGCGGGCACGGGTGGACGCACGCTGCCGCCACACTTCCCGATTGGAGGCGTGTTCGCCAAGCCCCCGGGCAACGAGAACGAGACCTTCATGGGCAGTTCCACCGTGGTGGTGGAGGACGAGCCCTTCACTTACATGCTGCTGCCGGTGTTGAGCTGTCAGGACATCGGCCTGCCCTCGCCGCCGCGCAAGAAGGGGCCGGGGGCCAAGACGCTGCTGTTGCCCACGTCCATTGCATTGTCCATTCCGGTGGGGCCTCCCGTCTTCGTGGGGGGCCCGCCCACCATCTCCATGTCGGGGCTGGCGATGAAGCTGGCGATGGGGGGATTGCTCAAGGGCTTGAAGAAGGCGCGCAAGCTGCAGAAGAGCAGCCGGAGGATGAAGGCGTTGTCCGACCGGATCCACCGCAAGGCGGCCCGTGTCATGGACTCGCTGGGGATGAGCCAGCGTGCGCGCGACCGGGTGCACAAGGCCCTCTGCACGTTGACCGGGCACCCGGTGGACGTGGTGACGGGACGAGTGGTGACGGAGGCGACGGACTGGGAGTTGCCGGGGCCCATTCCGCTGCGCTTCACACGGCACTACTCCTCCAGCCTGGCTTGGCGCGACACGGCGATGGGGTATGGGTGGAACCACTCGCTGGACCTCGCGGTGTGGGAGGAGGACGGGCGGGTGGTGTACCGGGCGGAGGATGGGCGGGAACTCGAATTCGACACCACGGGCTTTCCACGCAAGCGCATGCCGGTGGGCGCGGAGCTCTACTCACCCACGGACCGGGTGACGTTGTCCCGGGTGGCGGAACTGCGCTGGGAGGTGGAGTCCGCGGAAGGGCTCACGCATGAGTTGCGCCAAGTGCCCGGAGCGCGAAGGCCAGGCGTGTGCCGGGTGGTGCGCACGCGCGACCGGGTGGGCCACGCGGTGGAGTACGAGTACGACGGCCAGGGCTGTCTGCGCTGGGTGAGGGACAGCGCCGGTCGGCGGGTGCTGTTCGAAAGCAACGCGGCGGGCCGGCTCATCCGGGTGGCGCTGCCGCATCCGCGCGAGCCGGGACAGGTGACGCACAACCGCTACGTGTACTCGGAGGCGGGACAGCTCGTGGAGGCGCGGGACGCCCTGGACCAACCCTTTCGTTATGCCTACGAGGGCGGGCTGCTGGTGAAGGAGACGGACAGGACGGGACTGTCCTTCCACTTCGAGTACGACGGACAGAGCCCGGAGGCGTGGTGTCTGCGCACGTGGGGGGATGGAAACATCTTCAACCATCGGTTGCGCTACGACAAACAAGCGCGGGTCACCGAGGTGACGGATTCGCTGGGCCATACCACCACGTATGAGTCGGACGGGCGCGGGGTGGTGGTGCGGCAGGTGGATGCCCTGGGCGGGGAGACACGCAAGGATTACGACCGGGCGCTGCGGCTGGTGGCGGAGACGGATGAACTGGGCCACACCACCCGTTACGCTTATGACGCGCGAGGCAATCAGACGAAGGTGCAGGGGCCAGACGGCGCCACGGTGGAGGTGCACTACAACGCGCACAACCAGCCGGAGGAGGCCACGGATGCCAATGGCGGCACGTGGCGCTGGCGCTACGACGCATGGGGCCAGCGGTTGGAGGAGACCAACCCCCTGGGGGAGACGCGGCGTTGGGAGTATGCGGACGGCTTGGTGGTGGCGGAGGTGGACGCCGCGGGAGCGCGGACGGAGTATGGGTATGACGAATACCTCAACCCGACCCGTGTACGTCTCCCCACGGGAGGCCAGGTCCGTCTGGCGTATGACCGGCGAGGCCGAAGGGTGTTCCTTCGCGACGCACGTGGTGGCGAGGAGCACGTGCGGTACGACCTGCTGGACAGACCCACTCGAGTGGAGGGGCCGGGCCAGGAGCATTGGGAGGGCCACTACGACGCGGAGGGCAACCTCCAGGAGGTGAAGGGCCCGCTGCGGCAGGTGCGTCTGGGATACGAGGGCTTCCACTGGCCCGCGCTTCGGGAGGAGGCGGGCACCCGCCTGTCCTGGCGTCACGACGCCGAAGGCCGGCTGGTGGAGGTGACGAACGAGGCGGGCGAGGTGTACCGCTTCAACCGGGACGCGTTGGGCCGGGTGATGCGCGAGGAGGGCTTCGACGGAGCCGCGTGGCAGTACGACTACGATGCAGCCGGGCGGATGAGCCGGGCCACACAGCCCAGTGGCAGGAAACGCCACCATGTCTACGACGAGGCCGGACGGCTGACGCGGGTGAAGTACGACGATGGCTCCTTCCGCGCCTTCCGCTACCGGGCGGATGGGTCACTGGTGGAGGCGGAGAACGAGTCGGGCAAGGTCGCGCTGGCGCGGGACGCGCTGGGCCGGGTTGTGTCCGAGACGCAGGCGGATGGGCAGGTGACGTCGCGCTACGCCCCCTCGGGCCACCGGGTGGAGGTCGAGAGCTCCCTGGGCGCGCACCAGAAACTCACGAGGGACGCGCTGGGGGCGGTGATGGGGCTGACATACACCTCGCCCGGGCGGGCGGAGTGGTCCGTTCGCATGGAGCGCGACGCGGGCGGATTGGAGATCGCGCGGTGGCTGCCGGGCGGCGTGGAGGCATCCTGGCGGCATGACGACGCGGGCCGTCCCACCGAAAGACGGATTTTGGTGGGAGGCGGGACGGTCGCCCGACGCACTTGGCGTTGGCGTCCCGCAGGGCAGTTGGCGGCCATGGCGGACTCGGCACACGGCCTTACCGAGTACCTGCATGACGCCCGCGGACGGTTGGTGGGGGAGCGGCGGCCTGATGGGAACCTTCAGCACCGGGCCATGGACGCGGTGGGGAACCTCTATCGTCATCCTGGGCGGGAGGACAGGCGCTATGCCCCGGGTGGGCGCTTGATGGAGGTGGCGGGCACCCACTACACCTATGACGCCGACGGTAACCTGACGGAGAAGCGCACCCCGCAGGGCTCCTGGCGCTATGGCTGGAATGGGGCGGGCTTGCTGCGCGAGGTCCAGCGACCGGATGGGGCCCGTGTGCAATTTGGGTATGACGCCCTTGCCCGGCGCACCCGGAAGGTGCTGCTGGGTGCATCGGTGGAAGGCCTGTCCTCCGCTGCGCGAGAGGTGCGTTTCTTGTGGGATGGACATGTGCCTTTGCATGAGGTGGCCTCATCTGAGAGTGTCATCACGTGGCTGTTCGAACCGGAAGGTTTTTCTCCTCTGGTTCGAGAGGATTCAACAGGGCGCTACTCCGTGGTGACGGACTACTTGGGTGCACCCACTGAGATGTACGATGAACTGGGGCAGCTCGCATGGCGGATGCAGTTAGACGCTTTCGGGGTGGGAAAAGCCGACGTGGCCCTCCAGGTCTGTTCCTGGCGCTGGCCGGGACAGTACGAGGACGAGGAGACGGGCCTCCTCTACAACCGCTTTCGCTACTACGACGCCGACGTCGGACGCTACATCAGCCAGGATCCGTTGGGCCTGGAGGCTGGGCCTCGTCTCTATGGCTACCCCGAGGATCCGCTCTCGGCCATTGATCCGCTGGGGCTGGCCAAGTGCGGATCCAAGGTTATTCGTGCGAAGTCACGCACTCATGCGATGAGGCTTGCTCAGCAGCATGCACAGGTTCCGAGAATCTCCCGGGGCGGTCAAGTTATCGGGTTTGATGACCTGAACCCCACAAGCAAAGGCCCTAACTTCGGTAGCCTCAAAAAGGATGGAGCCTCGAATCTGGGCCGGAGAGATCCGAATAGCACTGCACACTTCATGGATCATCCAGATGGGCATCCCGATATGATCGGTCCTGGTCATCCAGCTCATCACGAGTCGCCGCACATTCACTCGGTTAATAGAAAAGGTGATGAAGTCATCATTACCTATCCCGGAAAGTATTGA
- a CDS encoding nuclear transport factor 2 family protein: MTAYAIIMRERTTDPDVLAQYREKARLAPDDVRTIMNDIVSDSPSDNVKGIERLYAAFTRGDGAGALAEMAGQIEWNEAENFVYSDRNPYRSPNAVAEGVFGRLVADWADYEATASELFGMGNIVVALGRSKGIHRATGKKMDAQFAHIWRVDAGKIVGFQQYIDTLQVWRAAQAS, encoded by the coding sequence GTGACCGCCTACGCCATCATCATGCGTGAACGAACGACCGATCCCGACGTGCTTGCGCAATATCGAGAGAAGGCTCGACTCGCTCCCGACGACGTGAGGACAATCATGAACGATATCGTTAGCGATTCGCCGTCCGACAATGTCAAGGGCATTGAGCGTCTATACGCGGCGTTCACCCGTGGAGACGGGGCCGGGGCATTGGCTGAGATGGCCGGCCAGATCGAATGGAATGAAGCAGAGAACTTCGTGTACTCTGATCGTAACCCATACCGCTCCCCAAACGCGGTCGCAGAGGGTGTGTTCGGTCGGCTTGTGGCAGATTGGGCGGATTACGAGGCGACCGCATCCGAACTATTCGGCATGGGCAATATCGTGGTCGCGCTGGGCCGCTCGAAGGGCATCCACAGGGCAACCGGCAAAAAGATGGACGCCCAGTTTGCTCATATCTGGCGCGTAGATGCCGGCAAGATCGTGGGCTTCCAACAGTACATCGACACGTTGCAGGTGTGGCGGGCCGCGCAAGCCTCCTAA